The nucleotide sequence CACAGCGGCACACGTTGCGCGACGCCATCGGGGGCGATGCGATTGACGGCCACCGGGGACATCCGAATCAGCCCGGCGACCTCGTCCCCGGCGCGACGCTGCTGTCGTGACTGGAGCCACCGGCCCGTCAGCAGAAAGAAAACCAGACAGGCAATGCTGTCGAAATAGACATCGCGTTGGGAATCGAAAAGCCCATGCAAGCTTGCCAACAAACCGGCCGCCAAACCAACGGCCACCGGCAAATCCATGTGTGGCGTTCGGGTCCGCAACGAAGCCCAGGCACTTTGGAAAAACACACGACCGGGGAAAACGACAGCGACCACGCCCAGGCCGACGCCGGCAAATCGCAGGATTTGTTGATGGCTATCGGCGATTCCCGTAAAGCTGCCCGCGTACAACGCGATCGCCACCCACATTGCATTGGCGGCACAAAACCCGGCCACCGCAAGATCGATCAGCTGGCCATGTCTTTCGCGCAGATTGCGGTCGTCATCCGCATCGGAAAGCAGCGACAGTTGATAGCCTAACTTGGCAACACGCTCGGCGATGCTGGAGAGTTTCTGTTGACTGGGATCGAAAACAATTTCGATGGTCTGTTGATGATAGTTGACTCCCGAGCGAACCCAGCCGGGCACACGTTCCGGTGCACGTTCCAGCAGCCAGACACAGGCTGCGCAGTGCAAACCATCGACCGCCAGTTTGCACTTCAACAAGGGAACTTGGTCATCAGAATCGACCACCAACGGCGCCGATCGTCCCATCAGCCGCGGATCATCCAGATCCGAAAAGTCGACCGACTCCGGTTCCCACGGGGCGTCACCGTTGACATCACGCAGTTCGTAATACTGGTCCAGCCCCCAGCTTTGAATCAGCTCGTAAGCCCCCTGACAACCGTGGCAACAAAAGACATTGCCGTTCGCATCGGCCGGCCGGCGCGTCGCAAGTCCACAGTGGATGCATTGACGGTTGACCGAAGCATTACTGTCCGCGGCTTCGGTTGCATCGCCCGATTGCGAAACGATCGTCGACATTGTGTCGTTGACCTTCAAGGCTCAGGGTGACAACACGGCAGCGGTTCATCGTTGGTGGCGGACCAGACTTGCTGGGCACTTGGCTGGTCCCCCAACCGCGGCGGTTGAATCGACGCCAAGTCCGCCGAAGCACGACCGGTGGCGGTATACAAACCCGTCAGCACTAACAGGACTGCGGCAAGCATCGGCATGACCACGCGAGACCGATTCATCAGTGTTCCGGCCCCCACAACCACGGCGGTCAGTGCGGGCAACGTACCGATCCAGAATGCCGTCATCGTCGCCATCGCGCCGGGAACGGTGCCGGCCCCCGCGGCCATCAGCACGAACAAATACAGCCAACCACAAGGCAACCACGTCGTCAAAAGGCCGCCTAAATACGCTTTACCGATCGGGCCACGCGATGCCAATACCGGCTTGGCCTTCGCCAACAGACCGGCAATTTTCGAGGGTTTGATTTCCCGAGTGCCGGTCAATCGGTTACGGGGAAGCAAACCGAAAATTCGCCACAGCCCCATGCCGATCAATAACATCCCCGCCAACTTGGACGCCAGCATTTGAAATCCCGCAACATCACCACCGATCGTGATTGCGGATCCCAAAAGCCCCGCCATCAGTCCGGCGGACAGATACGTGGTCAAACGTCCCAGGTGATAAGCCACCAGTGACGCTCCGCGGCTGCGGCCATCGGTCGCCCAGATCGCCAGTGGGCCACACATCCCGACGCAATGCAAGCTGCCCAAGACACTGGCCAAAACGGTTGCCGCCAGGAAAGCCGTCATGACGATTGCTCCGACGATGCCGGACCTTGCAACAAGACTTGCCGCGATTCGACGAAACGTGCGCCGCTATCATCGGTGACATCGATTTCAACTTGCCACCAGCCGCCACGATCCACGCATTCGGTGAACGCCAAAGGACTGTCCGCCGTCACCGATTCGTCCAGCGAAAACTGCAGCACATCGCCGGCACGGGCATGATGGTAAATCGACACCGTTCCGGTTTGGATGGCCACCGGTTGGCCGTCTGCATCCAACAACTTCAACATCAGCCCGTTTCCGGACTGGCCGGCAGGAATCTCCGCGACCGTGAAGGTCCAGCCCAGTTTTTCCGATGTACGTTTTCGCGCCGCCTGCTTATCCCAATCCAGCGCCTTCTGATAGTAGTCCGGGACGACCGCCACCGACCGGTCGCCGGTGGCCAGAAAGATCGCCACGACGCCCAGGGCGACCTGCAGCGTCAGCAAGGCGACGACCATTGATCCCCAACGCCACGCTGCTTTCGAATTGGCGTCATTCTTCACCATTGCAGTCCACCTATTCGCTTTCTCAGCGAGGTCCGAGCAGTTTTGTTGTCACGGTGCGTTGATTACCCGCACCGTCGGTGATTTCGATTTCACCATCACACTGGCCCGCCGCCCCAAACTTGGACGGAGGCACTTGTATCGTCAGCGGGATCAATTCCGTTTGACCGGGTTCCAGGCTGGCGCCGGAATTCTCTTGCTGCACCAACAAGGCTCCGTCGGGCCGAACGATTTGGAACTTATAGTCTTGATTTTCTTCGCTTCGATTCCATAAACGCAAGCGGAAGTTGTTCACGATCTGGCCGTTGGCACCCCTTTGAAAGGGATTCCCCGCCGACCGGATCAATCGCGCGTCGAACGCGAACTTCGTCGACAACACCACGAAGAAGATCGACAGCACGGCGATCAACGCCGCCGGGTACAACACCGTTCGCATCCGCAGAAATCGCAGCGGGTTGCCCGCCATCGCGTCCTGGGAACTGTAGCGGATCAACCCCTTGGGCAAACCGACCCGGTCCATCACGTCATCGCAGGCATCAATACACTGGGTGCAATTGATGCATTCCATCTGCAAGCCGTCACGAATATCAATGCCCGTCGGGCACACCACCACACACTGGTTGCAATCCACACAATCGCCGGCACTGCGTTCGGCGATCGGCAGACTGACGTCACGTTTGCCCTTCTTTCTCGGTTCGCCACGTGTTTCGTCATACGCGACGATCAGACTATGCCGATCCAGCATCACGGATTGGAAACGCCCATAGGGACACGCGATCAGGCACATCTGTTCGCGAAAGAACAGAAAGTCGAACAGCATCAACCCTGTGGTCCCGAACATGACGACAAAAGCGATCGGATGCTGAAACGGGCTGCTTCGCATCCACTCCGCCAGACGTTCGGTACCAACGAAGTACGCCAGGAATGTGTGGGCCAACGCCATACACAAAACAAGGTAAACCAGAAAACGCAGCACCGCCCGGATACCGGTCACCTTTCGCTTGGGCTTTCCACCACGTCCCAAGGTGCCTTCAAAAAAACGATCGATCGGTCGGAATACATATTCCATGTAAACCGTTTGCGGGCATCCCCATCCGCACCAGACGCGTCCTGTCAAAGCGGTCAACAAGACGATCGTGATCAGAATGGACACCAACAGCAACGCCAACAACACCGTGTCGGTTGGCAAAAACGTGTGTCCGGCCAGAACAAACTTACGTGCGGGAATGTCCAACAAGATCAGCGGTCGTCCGTTGATCCGCAAATGCGGCAATGCGACGAAAACGACAATCAATACGTAAGCCAAAATCTGTCGTCGACGCCACCAATGCCCCTTGGCCAACTTGGGACGCAACCATCGACGCGACCCGTCGCCCTCCAACGTGCTTAGCACATGCTCGGGCGCTTCCAACATTGGGGACGGGGCGTTCATTGTTGTGTCGTACGACGAAGATCAGATTTTCAAAACTTGGTTGATCGCCAAACACATGCCATCGAAATCGATTGCATGTTCATCTAAAGGCGACCTGTCACTTACAGGCGACCTTAAAGTGATTGCTATTGGGCGTCGGACTCCGCCGGCGGATCTGGCCAAGGCGCGATCACGTTTCCTTCGGGCGCTTTTGGATTCGCCGCTTCGGTCCCACGCATGCTGGCCACGTAACTGGCGGCAAGCACGAGTTCGTTGGTACTTAAACGATTTTTCCATGCCGGCATTGCACCGGCGGCCGCACCGTTTTGAAGCACACCAATGATGTCTTCGATTTCACGGATGTTCTTATAATGATCATCCGTCAGATTCGGGCCGACCAAACCGCCGCCATCGGCGCCATGGCATGACTGACAATTCGTTTCAAACACGACCTTGCCAACCTGCAGCCAATTGGGCTTGTACAGGAATTTCACCACGGTCTCACGATCCGCTTTCAACTCACCAATTTCGGCAAACTGAAGCTGCAAGTTCTCTGCGAGATCCCGGTCATAGGAGGCCGCACGAGTCCGACTTTCCACACCACTATGGAAGTAGAAAAAGTAGGGCGGCGAAAACAACATCGAGCCGACGAACAACCACTTCCACCAACCGGGCAACGGGTTATCGAATTCTTGGATGCCGTCGTAACTATGGCCGGTCAGCGGATCGTCTGGAATTGCGCCCGTGTCGGACGTCTCGGGGGTCACACTACTCATCACGAGGATCCTTCACTTGATCGGAAAGTGGAATCGAGGCAAACCGGTCGGCCGACTTGCGCGACAGACGCAGCACGGCGAAGACCATCATTGCGAAGGCGACGACAAACATTGCCAACGCGATCTCGGCACAGTCGCTGTAGTCGACCGATCGAATCACGTCTTTCAACATGGCGATGAACTGGGGGGATGGGGCTATGAGATGAAGTGAAAGGGTCAAACCGGCCGCCGTCGCCCGGAAATTTCGCCCGCCACAGATAAGACAGGCGGAGCATGCAACCAAAGGATGCATGAGGCAGGGCGGCTCCAGCTGGCGACAGTGTCAGCCGGTGGCATCGGATTGCGGATCCGCTTGGCCGGCGGCGACTTCGGGAATCGCATCGACGTCTTCGGGAACTTCGCCCGGAGCAGGACCATCGGTTTCCGACGATTCATCCGCTTCGGGCGTTGCAAAAATGTCGGTACCGATTCGCTGCAGATAGGCGATCAGCGCGACGGCTTGAGTGTCATACGTCATCAATTCGCCGCGTTTGATCGGGCCGCCCTGCGAAACGATGTCCGCGGCGACCAATTCGGCTTGCTTGCGTGCAATTTCCGGAGCGTTGGTCAGTTCCTTATCGTATTCGGCTCCCAACATATGGGCCGCCCAAACACGATCGGAGATCTTGTCGAAATCGATGGCGGTATCCAGCAGGTGGACATAGGAAGGCATCACCGAAGCTTCGTTGACACTTTGGGGGTCTTCCAAGTGCAGCCAATGCCAAAGGTTACTTTGCTTGCCACCTTCGCGAGCCAAGTCGGGGCCGATCCGACGACTGCCCCATTGGAACGGGTGGTCATAGACGAATTCGCCCGGCTTGCTGTATTCGCCATAGCGTTTCGTTTCGGCGACCATCGGCCGAATCATTTGCGAGTGACAGTTGTAACAACCTTCAGCGACAAAGATGTCACGTCCGGCCAACTCCAGCGGCGTGTAAGGCTGAACCGTGGCGATCGTCGGCACGTTGCTGCGGATCAAGAACGTCGGGATGATTTCAAATAAGCTGGCGATCACAACGGCCAGGGTGACCAAGATGGTAAACCGAACCGGCAATCGTTCCCAACGACGGTGCCATCCCATGCGGCTCCATGTGTCCAATTTCTTGGCGGCTTCCAACATCGGAGCGTCTTTGATCGCTTCGCTGACTTCGGCCGGTTCGCGATAGTCCGCTTGCTTGGCTAGGCGTGGTGCCTGATACACCGGCACTTCATAGGCCGACGGACGGGACAACCAAGTCATGAAGTAGTTGACGACCATTAGCACGACGCCGGCGACGAATAAGGCCCCGCCGACCACACGCAGCCACCACATCGGGGCGATCGAGGAAATCGTTTCGACAAAGTCGGGGTAAACCAGTTGGCCGGTTTCGTCCATCGCACGCCACATCAGCCCCTGGGTCAGACCGGCAATGTAGATCGGCACGATGTACATCAAAATTCCGATCGTCGAAATCCAGAAGTGCAGTGTGGCCGCTTTGACGCTCCACAACTTGGTTTGGAACAACCGCGGGGCCAGCCAGTACAACATGCCGAAAGTCATCATGCCGTTCCAACCGAGTGCACCGGAGTGCACGTGGGCGATGGTCCAGTCGGTGTAGTGGCTGAGCGCATTGACGCTTTTCACGCTTAGCATGGGACCTTCGAAGGTCGACATTCCGTAGAACGTCACTCCGACGACGAAAAACTTCAGCACCGGGTCAACGGCGACCTTCTGCCAAGCACCACGCAGGGTCAGCAAGCCGTTGATCATTCCGCCCCAAGACGGCATCCACAGCATGACGCTGAACAACATCCCCAGGGACGACGCCCATTCGGGCAACGCCGTGTAGTGCAAGTGGTGCGGGCCCGCCCAGATGTAGATGAACACCAACGACCAAAAGTGAAGGATGGACAGCTTGTAGCTGAACACCGGACGATTGGCCGCCTTGGGCAAGAAGTAATACATCAGACCCAAGAACGGAGTGGTCAAGAAGAACGCCACCGCGTTGTGCCCGTACCACCACTGCATGAATGCGTCTTGGACACCCGCATAAACGCTATAGCTTTTGAAAGCCGCGATCGGCACGACCAAGTTATTGAAGACGTGCAAAACGGTCACGGTGACGATCGTTGCGATGTAAAACCACAGCGCCACGTACAAGTGCCGTTCGCGACGTTTGATCAACGTCATGAAAAAGTTGACACCGAAAAACCCCAGCCACACCACGGCAATCGCCAAGTCGATCGGCCATTCCAATTCGGCGTACTCGCGACTTTGCGTGATGCCCAGTGGCAGCGTCACCGCGGCCGCGACGATGATCAGTTGCCATCCCCAAAAATGCAGACGACTGAGCACGTCGCTCCACATGCGTGCTTTGCACAATCGCTGGGTGCTGTAGTAGATCGCCGCGAAAATGCCGTTGCCCGCAAAGGCAAAGATGGCTGCGTTGGTGTGCAGCGGTCGCAGACGACCAAAGGTCAGCCATTCCAGGCCGACAAAGGCCTTGGGCAAAACCAGCAATAAGGCGACGACCAAACCGGCGATCGTCGCGATCAATCCCCAAACGATGGTCGCGACGGCAAACTTGCGGGAAATATCGTCATCGTACGAAAACGATTCGATGTGCTCCGACGCACGCCCGGCGGATGTCTGGCCAGATTCAAACGGACCGGATGGGTCGCTCGGGTCTAGACTGGTCTCTGCGGTGGCCACCAAGTGATCCTCGACGAAGGGGACAATAGCAAGACAAAGGTTGATATTCAGTGTGGGAAAGCGTTCTTGGGACGACTTGCCCGACGCGCCAAATTGACGCACGCAGTGGGCAATCGGGAAAGAACTCCGACGTCCCCTGCGATGATGGCGATAGTGTAACGATGCGACGTGACGACTTCACCACAGTCTGTACTGTTATCTGCGATACACGCCGCGGATTCACCCTCAAAACGAAAGTCAAATTGTCGCACCCCGCGGCATTTCGGCGCCTTTCGATGCGACAAATCGAACGTCCTGACTTTACTATCGTGTCGTCAGCCGATTCCTGACAAACCAGACCGACCGAGACAACATGGCGCGCCCTGCCGCAATCTTTCAATCTTCGGTAACGCCGCTGGATCGTATTCGCAGCGGTGGCAAAATCCTTGCCGGCGTGGTCTTTATCGGCGTGTTGGGCTATCGGTACCTGGGCGGATACGGATGGTCCGATGCGGTTTGGATGGTCGTGATCACGATCAGCACGGTCGGCTATGGCGAACACAGTCAATCCGACGCGTTGGTGAAATGGTTCACCGTCTTGGTGATTGTGTTCGGAATGACCGCATCGGTTTACACCTTCGGCGGTCTGTTTTCGATGATACTGGAAGGCGAACTTGATCGCGTGATTGGACGCCAGCGAATGAATCGTGAAATCGCCAAACTGAACGGACATGTCATCGTTTGCGGCTATGGCCGGATGGGCCAGCATCTGGTCGAGGGTCTACGCCATGCTTCGCGATCGATGGTCGTCATTGACATCGACGAAGAAGCCATTGCCGGCGCCAGCGAAGCGGGCCTTTTGACTCTGCACGGCGACGCGACCAACGACGACCTGTTGACGATGGCGGGGATCGCCAAGGCTGAAACACTGGTGATCACATTGCCCGATGACGCGGACAATGTTTTCATCACGTTGACCGGCCGCGGATTGAATTCTGAATTCACCATCATCGCCCGCGCCGAACAGGTCACCACCGAAAAGAAACTTCGCCAGGCGGGTGCCGATCGCGTGGTCATGCCGACGATCGTCGGCGCCAAACAGATGACGCGTCTGGTCGCCCGGCCGTCGACAGCCGATTTGATCGACGTGGTCACCGAGTCCAGTTTCAAAGACATCGATTTGGACGAAGTCCTGATACCAGCGGGCAGCCCCATGTGTGGAAGGACCATTCGATCGATCGTTACGCTTCAGTCCCGCAATTTGCTGATCGTCGGAATCCAGCGTGACGGTGCGGCCTTGAAGTTCAATCCCAACGGCGACGATCAGATCCACAGCGGTGAAACGCTTTTGATCTTGGGGCACCCCGATAACATCCTGGCGTTTCGCCGGGACATCGCCGATTGACGCGACGCAGGATCGGTCGCGAAGACGCATCGCCGGCGGGCGAACAGGGCAGGGGACCGGCGCGATCGAATCTGGTATCCTTCGCGCAGCCTGGTTGTTCCGCCATCGCCATTGCCGCGGCAGCGGACGGATCGAATTCGCGTGCCTCCTGTGCAAAAGCCGATATGGGACTGCTGATCTTTTACCTGTTCTTTGCGATCGGGTGCTCTTTCTATTGTTCGGTGGCCGAAGCCGTGCTGCTGTCGATCACGCCGTCGTTCATTGCGACGCTGGGCCAGCGGAAACCGAAGGCCGCCAAACGCCTGGAAGATCTCAAGGACAACATTGATCGCCCGCTGGCGGCCATCCTTAGCCTGAACACCATTGCTCACACGATCGGTGCGGCCGGCGTGGGTGCCGAAGTGGTCCGGCTTTATGGCGACCAGTACCTGGCAGCCGCCAGCGCGGTGATGACGCTGTTGATCCTGGTGTTAAGCGAAATCATCCCCAAGACGATCGGGGCCCTGTACTGGCGCACGCTCGGGCCGTTCGTGGCCACCAGCGTCCGCTGGCTGATTTGGATCCTGTATCCGCTGGTGTGGATGAGCGAGCGTCTGACTCGGCTGCTTTCCGGTGGCAAGTCCCACCACACGCTGACTCGCGAAGAACTGTCGGCGATGGCCAAAATCGGCGCCAAGCAAGGCGTCTTGGAAGCCAACGAACACCGCATTTTCGATTCGATGATTCGGTTTCCCCGTGTGACGGCGCAAGAAGTAATGACGCCCCGCGCCGTGGTCCTGGCGGTCAGCGAATCATCGACCGTGGCCGAAGCACTGGCCCAGGAATCCATCCTGTCGGTCTCTCGAATTCCCGTCTACGAAGGCACATTGGACCACGTGACCGGATTCGTTTTAAAGGACGACCTGTTGCTGGCGCAGGCACGTGACCAGGACGCGGATCCGATCACCACCTATCGCCGTCCGTTGCTGACGGTTCGCGATGAAGTTCGGTTGCCGCGTCTGCTGGACCAATTGCTGCAAGGCCGACATCACATCGCCATCGTCGTCGATCAGTACGGCAGCGTCGTCGGCCTGGTCACGCTGGAAGACATCGTCGAAACTTTGCTGGATCTGGAAATCATCGACGAACATGACCGCGAGGTGGACATGCAAAAACTGGCCCGTCGCCGCTGGGAAAAACGCTTGAGCCAGAAAGAAAGCCAGGGCACGGCCGTGGTCCAGCCCAACATCGCAGAATCCGATGAAGACGCCGGCGGCCGTGAAAACACGCCGGACACATAGGCCCCCAGCGGTCATCCATCAGGGCCAGCGTTCAGATCGCTTCCGGACCGCGTTCGCCGGTTCGGATCCGGACACAATCATCCATCGGCAAGACGAAGATTTTGCCGTCACCGATTTCACCGGTCTCGCTTGACCGGCCGCCGGCCAAAATCGCATCGACCGTCGGCTGGACAAAGTCTTCGTTGACGGCGATTTGCAGTTGGACTTTCCGCACCAGGCTGACACCACCGGTGGACGGGCGGATCGCCGAGGTCTGACCTTTCTGGCGACCAAACCCCTGACAATCGACCACCGTCAATCGGTGAACTTCCACGTTGGTCAACGCTTCTTTGACGGCATCCAGTTTGGTCGGCTGGATGATGGCAATGATCAGTTTCACGTTCGATCAGGTCGTCGAGGAACAGGTCGTCGGGATGCACACCGGGCCGTCCGGATGCTGCCAATCAATGCCGAGACGGCTCGGACGATCGACCTCGGCTGGGCACAGGCCAGTGGATGGCACGGGTGAAACAGTGGAAACCAGCAGGCATGGATCGGCAAGGGGACCGGGGCTTACGCCATTCTTCCGGACCTTGCGATCCAACGTGCAAGCGTTGCTTGATTCACCGCAATGCATGGGCCATGGACACGCGTGTCGGCCCCAACTGCGACGGGTGATCGGCAGCGTCGTGTGAGAGCCTTGGCCCCCCAGCGGCCACGCGATCGGCCCAGCAATCAGCAAAAATTGCTCCATCAGATGCAGATCATCGGTGCATAAAAAAAGCCCGGCTGGATCAGCCGAGCAGAAAAAAACCCCGACCCGCATCGGATGAGGCGGACATCCGATGCGGGAAACCGGGGCCCTTCTGGCCCAGGCAAGAGCCGAGAAGTTCAAGCGAAACGCTTGGCCAAGGCCGTCACGTCTCGATGTTCAGCTAAACGGTTCGGTCGGAACCAGAACGCTTATCAATTCCGTTGCACTTCGCGTGCGAAGGAGTCCAACCGGGTGCCCCGCCGCCGTCGAATTCGAATCGACTGGCGACGGGGCGCGGTGGGTAGCTCCCAACATTCGCCTAGCCCTAGGCGATCGCCCCGCCGGCGACCGCATCGGACGGATAAGCGTGCATGCCGTGCTCGGAGATATCCAAGCCAGCTTGTTCTTCCTCAGGACTGACTCGCAGCATCCCGATGGCTTTCAAAACACCAAAGACAACCGACATGGTGACGAAGGCCCAAACACAGATCACGACGGTCGCGATGACCTGAACCGTGATGAATCCGCCGCGGGTCATGTCGTCAGCCGGGATGTCGCCGAAGACGCCAGTGGCGATTCCGCCCCAGACGCCGCACAGACCGTGGACCGGCCATGCACCGACCGGATCGTCGATCTTCAGCTTGTCCAACAGGACGATTCCCAAAACGACCAGGGCACCACCGATGCCGCCGATCACCAAAGCTTCGAACTGGCCGACGCGGTCACAGTTAGCGGTGATGGCGACCAACCCGCCCAAAACGCCGTTCAGTGCCATGGTCAAGTCCGGCTTTCCGAACAGAGCCCAGCCCAAGATCATCGCCAACACGGCACCGGCCGAGGCCGCGATCGTCGTGGTCAAAGCAATGTAGGTGGTGGCTTCGGCATTCATCGCACCGCTGTAGGTCAGCTGACTGCCGGGGTTAAATCCGTACCATCCGATCCACAGGATGAAGACACCCAAAGCGGCGAACGCAATGTTGTGACCGGGGATCGGAATACTCTTGCCGTCGGCACTGTACCGGCCCAAACGCGGCCCCAAGAAAATCGCACCGGCCAGGCCGGCGAACCCGCCGACCGCGTGCACCACGACACTTCCGGCAAAGTCTTGGAAGCCCATCGCATCCAGGAACCCGCCGCCCCACTTCCAGGCACCACTGATTGGATAGATCAGGCCCGTCAAAATCGCACTGTAAATCAGGTAGGCACTAAACTTCATGCGTCCGGCAACCGAGCCCGAAACGATCGTTGCGGCCGTCGCGGCAAAGGCAACCTGGAACAGGAAGTCAGCCGAGTTACTGGCGTAGGCACCGTCGCTGTAGGTCGGTGCGGCGGCCCAAACTTCGGCACCGTCGACTTCTTCGACCTGGGCGTCACGGCTGATGAACGCCGACGGCGATCCAAGATAACCGTCCGCGATCCAACTGCCCGGGTACATCAACGAGTACCCGATGAACAGATAAAGCAGAACGCCGACCGAGAGGTCCATGACGTTCTTGGCCAAAATGTTGACCGTGTTCTTGGCACTGTTCATCCCGACTTCGACCATGGCGAAGCCGGCCTGCATGAACAGGACCAACACGGCACACACGAACATGATCAACGTATTGATCGTGTAATCGTTCGCATCGTCGTAGCTGAGGGCCGACACCTCATCACCAGCGTTCCAACCCGCCGGCGCTGAATCGGCGTCGCCGCCTGCGTCAGCTGCGTCGGCCTCCATGACCGAAGCGGCATCCTCCTGAGCCGAAGCAACTGTCGCAAGCGGCGCACCGACCCCCAACATCCCCACGAGGAGAGCGATCACGAGCCAATTGGCTCCAAACATGTTTCTCATCAAATCTCGCCTTCAACACATGATGTGAATTGGTTGAAGCGAGCGGCACGAGTGAAGCCTTACGCTCGCTTCGAAAACAAAACGGATGAGCGAATCTCCGTCGATCCACACCGTCGGCCCCTGCCCGGGCCATCCATCGAATCGCTCGAAAGCCGACGACGGAAGTATCTTCTGATCAACGCTCGACGGGTTTGCTTGGCACGTCGCGAGCCACTGGGATGTGCCAAATCAAAAAACGAATCACAAGTCACTGAAGGCAAAGCACTTAGGTTTTTGAATTTTTTCTAAAGACCGTCGGAACAGCCCTCAGGAGGCTCCCCTCACTGCCCAAACAACAGGCAGCGCCGCCCGCCTCAACGCCCAAAAAGCATGCACACCGGCGTCAGCCGCCTGGAACATCCTTTTGAACCGGCAAATCGCGGACTCTGCACTAAACGCCCCGAAGGGAAAAACGGCCACCACAAATGCAGGGCTGCTTAAGAAGTTGGCGGTCGGCCGCATCATCGGCAGGTCGTTCCGAGCGATATCGGTGGGGCCGATGGGAGCGTGTCGAGCTTCCAATCACCAACCCCGACCGCCGGTGGGGCGTGACGGTACGGCCCCAGGCCACCGAACCCCACAAAAAAAGCCACCGCCCGGATCCGGAGATCTGGACGGTGGCCTGATTCATTCATTCGTTGCCGGATCAATCCGGGCGAACACTTCTCGGGCGAGTCACCCGAGCATCGGCAGCTTAGAACAAGAAGATCGTGTCGATGCCGAAAGTGAATTGATCGTCATCGCTGTTTTCCAGGATGTCGGTCGGATCGCCATCGACCCAGTCCCAGCGGATTTCCGGACGAACCAGAACGTTGGCGTGCGGCTTGTAGTTCACACCGCTGGTCAACGCGTAGATGTCGTTGTCGGTGTTGAACACGCCGGCGTCGGCTTGGTACCACTCGAA is from Crateriforma conspicua and encodes:
- the ccoG gene encoding cytochrome c oxidase accessory protein CcoG — translated: MNAPSPMLEAPEHVLSTLEGDGSRRWLRPKLAKGHWWRRRQILAYVLIVVFVALPHLRINGRPLILLDIPARKFVLAGHTFLPTDTVLLALLLVSILITIVLLTALTGRVWCGWGCPQTVYMEYVFRPIDRFFEGTLGRGGKPKRKVTGIRAVLRFLVYLVLCMALAHTFLAYFVGTERLAEWMRSSPFQHPIAFVVMFGTTGLMLFDFLFFREQMCLIACPYGRFQSVMLDRHSLIVAYDETRGEPRKKGKRDVSLPIAERSAGDCVDCNQCVVVCPTGIDIRDGLQMECINCTQCIDACDDVMDRVGLPKGLIRYSSQDAMAGNPLRFLRMRTVLYPAALIAVLSIFFVVLSTKFAFDARLIRSAGNPFQRGANGQIVNNFRLRLWNRSEENQDYKFQIVRPDGALLVQQENSGASLEPGQTELIPLTIQVPPSKFGAAGQCDGEIEITDGAGNQRTVTTKLLGPR
- the ccoN gene encoding cytochrome-c oxidase, cbb3-type subunit I, with the protein product MESFSYDDDISRKFAVATIVWGLIATIAGLVVALLLVLPKAFVGLEWLTFGRLRPLHTNAAIFAFAGNGIFAAIYYSTQRLCKARMWSDVLSRLHFWGWQLIIVAAAVTLPLGITQSREYAELEWPIDLAIAVVWLGFFGVNFFMTLIKRRERHLYVALWFYIATIVTVTVLHVFNNLVVPIAAFKSYSVYAGVQDAFMQWWYGHNAVAFFLTTPFLGLMYYFLPKAANRPVFSYKLSILHFWSLVFIYIWAGPHHLHYTALPEWASSLGMLFSVMLWMPSWGGMINGLLTLRGAWQKVAVDPVLKFFVVGVTFYGMSTFEGPMLSVKSVNALSHYTDWTIAHVHSGALGWNGMMTFGMLYWLAPRLFQTKLWSVKAATLHFWISTIGILMYIVPIYIAGLTQGLMWRAMDETGQLVYPDFVETISSIAPMWWLRVVGGALFVAGVVLMVVNYFMTWLSRPSAYEVPVYQAPRLAKQADYREPAEVSEAIKDAPMLEAAKKLDTWSRMGWHRRWERLPVRFTILVTLAVVIASLFEIIPTFLIRSNVPTIATVQPYTPLELAGRDIFVAEGCYNCHSQMIRPMVAETKRYGEYSKPGEFVYDHPFQWGSRRIGPDLAREGGKQSNLWHWLHLEDPQSVNEASVMPSYVHLLDTAIDFDKISDRVWAAHMLGAEYDKELTNAPEIARKQAELVAADIVSQGGPIKRGELMTYDTQAVALIAYLQRIGTDIFATPEADESSETDGPAPGEVPEDVDAIPEVAAGQADPQSDATG
- a CDS encoding potassium channel family protein, which translates into the protein MARPAAIFQSSVTPLDRIRSGGKILAGVVFIGVLGYRYLGGYGWSDAVWMVVITISTVGYGEHSQSDALVKWFTVLVIVFGMTASVYTFGGLFSMILEGELDRVIGRQRMNREIAKLNGHVIVCGYGRMGQHLVEGLRHASRSMVVIDIDEEAIAGASEAGLLTLHGDATNDDLLTMAGIAKAETLVITLPDDADNVFITLTGRGLNSEFTIIARAEQVTTEKKLRQAGADRVVMPTIVGAKQMTRLVARPSTADLIDVVTESSFKDIDLDEVLIPAGSPMCGRTIRSIVTLQSRNLLIVGIQRDGAALKFNPNGDDQIHSGETLLILGHPDNILAFRRDIAD
- a CDS encoding cbb3-type cytochrome c oxidase N-terminal domain-containing protein — translated: MSSVTPETSDTGAIPDDPLTGHSYDGIQEFDNPLPGWWKWLFVGSMLFSPPYFFYFHSGVESRTRAASYDRDLAENLQLQFAEIGELKADRETVVKFLYKPNWLQVGKVVFETNCQSCHGADGGGLVGPNLTDDHYKNIREIEDIIGVLQNGAAAGAMPAWKNRLSTNELVLAASYVASMRGTEAANPKAPEGNVIAPWPDPPAESDAQ
- a CDS encoding sulfite exporter TauE/SafE family protein, coding for MTAFLAATVLASVLGSLHCVGMCGPLAIWATDGRSRGASLVAYHLGRLTTYLSAGLMAGLLGSAITIGGDVAGFQMLASKLAGMLLIGMGLWRIFGLLPRNRLTGTREIKPSKIAGLLAKAKPVLASRGPIGKAYLGGLLTTWLPCGWLYLFVLMAAGAGTVPGAMATMTAFWIGTLPALTAVVVGAGTLMNRSRVVMPMLAAVLLVLTGLYTATGRASADLASIQPPRLGDQPSAQQVWSATNDEPLPCCHPEP
- a CDS encoding FixH family protein, yielding MVKNDANSKAAWRWGSMVVALLTLQVALGVVAIFLATGDRSVAVVPDYYQKALDWDKQAARKRTSEKLGWTFTVAEIPAGQSGNGLMLKLLDADGQPVAIQTGTVSIYHHARAGDVLQFSLDESVTADSPLAFTECVDRGGWWQVEIDVTDDSGARFVESRQVLLQGPASSEQSS